A portion of the Nomia melanderi isolate GNS246 chromosome 2, iyNomMela1, whole genome shotgun sequence genome contains these proteins:
- the ROCK2 gene encoding rho-associated, coiled-coil containing protein kinase 2 isoform X2: protein MDAVRDEDRRRRLRVLEERIRDPRSVTNIDCLLDTVQALVADCDHPSVKRMKNIEAYMNRYDSVAHDICKMRMRMDDFTLIKVIGRGAFGEVQLVRHKSTQKVYAMKLLSKFEMIKRSDSAFFWEERDIMAHANSQWIVQLHFAFQDQKYLYMVMDYMPGGDLVNLMSNYEVPEKWAKFYCAEVVLALDAIHLMGFVHRDVKPDNMLLDKHGHLKLADFGTCMRMDADGLVRSDTAVGTPDYISPEVLQSQGGEGVYGRECDWWSVGVFLYEMLVGDTPFYADSLVGTYSKIMDHRNSLHFPQEVDISHSAKNLICGFLTDRTERLGRNGVDEIKSHPFFKNDQWTFENLRECVPPVVPELSGDDDTSNFDDVDKEDGPEESFPVPKAFSGNHLPFIGFTYSGDYQLMASSGKESVDGLENHINNGTSDDIKISQLENLLDREKRQVESLESRQKALTMQLEAMTRRETELREEIGRADKELTLLRHNYKEAQRRVEHETESRRKAESLFVELKKKFDEEQTKRARDASNSQQTSERVATLEKQIKEMQSKLERETETVSRLRKQATEITVARQASEQMANELQVARAQLQAQRDNLQQEVATLQGQLSKERSSRSQASSLTAELESRLATLHLELEHSREKEEKAISDNRQLTERISALEKEAASLTLELKAAQARYNQEVVAHQETERSRILSKEEANLEVVKGLQAKLNEEKSGRQRAELLAQEKERQTSMLSVDYRQIQQRLQKLEGEHRQEVEKVKVLQGQVEQEQQKRNVLQTDLAQQSSEAGRLRAREQQLVGEVAQLREAKRQIEEELHHLKAQRNVDQLQTKELQEQLEAEAYFSTLYKTQTQELREELDEKIRLQQELEEERSSLVHQLQLSLARGDSEALARSIAEETVADLEKERTMKELEYKDGVAKHHQELNSKEQVINRLKDSESELKKSVDQYFKEKDDLSKQLKELQHQLSKAQFNAEEIEKLGSKLKTEQLLKQQAVNKLAEIMNRKDLSSSGKTKNKASAADLRKKEKDCRRLQQELTQEREKYGQLAAKWQKDLQDLQAQLVEENQAKLRLQMELDSKDSEIETLQMRIASLNSETASVSSVENDGEDSVLSEHGTMRLEGWLNVPNKQNIKRHGWKKQYVVVSSKKIIFYNSENDKLNADPILILDLNKVFHVRSVTQGDVIRADAKDIPRIFQLLYAGEGEARRPGDEGNTLPGVELPQLTDKPGTQSLKGHEFVSISYHMPTTCEVCSKQLWHMFRPPPALECRRCRIKVHKEHLDKKEDAIAPCKLHYDPNSARELLILAGSPDEQKYWVARLSRRVQKCGYKANSHVDGTGQRVSPRESTRSTLKPYLSVQQRSATLPANASMGK, encoded by the exons ATGGATGCTGTAAGAGACGAAGACAGGCGCAGGCGCCTGAGGGTGCTAGAGGAGCGTATAAGAGATCCAAGAAGTGTTACAAATATCGATTGCCTGTTGGATACAGTCCAAGCCTTGGTAGCAGATTGTGATCACCCTAGTGTAAAACGTATGAAGAATATAGAAGCATACATGAATAGAT atgACTCGGTTGCTCATGATATTTGTAAAATGCGAATGCGTATGGATGACTTCACTTTGATAAAAGTGATAGGTCGTGGGGCATTTGGAGAAGTTCAGTTGGTACGACATAAATCTACGCAAAAAGTGTATGCTATGAAATTACTCAGCAAATTTGAAATG ATTAAGCGTTCGGATTCAGCCTTCTTTTGGGAAGAACGTGATATAATGGCACATGCGAATTCCCAATGGATAGTTCAACTTCATTTCGCATTTCAAGATCAAAAATATCTTTATATGGTGATGGACTATATGCCGGGTGGTGATTTAGTAAACTTAATGTCGAACTATGAAGTGCCAGAAAAGTGGGCAAAATTTTATTGTGCAGAAGTGGTGCTTGCATTAGATGCGATACATCTAATGGGATTTGTTCATCGAGATGTTAAACCAGATAATATGTTGCTTGATAAACATGGTCATTTAAAACTTGCAGACTTTGGTACTTGTATGAGAATGGATGCT GATGGACTTGTTAGATCTGATACTGCGGTTGGTACACCTGATTATATATCACCTGAGGTACTTCAGTCTCAAGGTGGCGAAGGTGTATATGGAAGAGAGTGTGATTGGTGGTCAGTTGGTGTGTTTTTGTATGAAATGCTTGTTGGCGATACTCCTTTTTATGCTGATTCATTAGTTGGAACATATTCGAAAATTATGGATCATAGAAACTCACTACACTTTCCTCAAGAAGTAGATATTTCCCATTCCGCCAAGAATTTAATATGTGGTTTTCTTACGGATAGAACAGAACGCTTAGGAAGAAATGGTGTAGATGAAATAAAAAGTCATCCCTTCTTTAAAAATGACCAAtggacttttgaaaatttacgaGAATGTGTCCCACCAGTTGTACCTGAACTTTCTGGTGACGATGATACTAGTAACTTTGATGATGTTGACAAAGAAGATGGACCAGAAGAAAGTTTTCCAGTGCCAAAAGCATTTTCTGGAAACCATCTAccttttattggttttacatattCAGGAGATTATCAGTTAATGGCTTCTAGTGGAAAAGAATCAGTAGACGGATTAGAAAATCATATCAATAATGGTACAAGTGatgatattaaaatttctcAATTGGAAAATTTATTGGATCGGGAGAAAAGGCAAGTAGAATCTTTGGAATCAAGACAAAAAGCTTTGACAATGCAATTAGAAGCTATGACACGTCGGGAAACTGAATTGCGCGAAGAAATAGGAAGAGCCGATAAGGAACTGACTTTACTACGACATAATTATAAAGAAGCACAACGTAGAGTAGAACATGAAACAGAATCACGTAGAAAAGCAGAGTCATTATTTGtagagttgaaaaagaaatttgatgAAGAGCAGACAAAAAGAGCACGTGATGCGAGCAATTCACAACAAACTTCCGAACGCGTTGCAACTTtggaaaaacaaattaaagaaatgCAATCAAAATTGGAAAGGGAAACAGAAACAGTATCAAGGTTACGAAAACAAGCTACCGAAATTACTGTAGCGCGACAAGCTTCAGAACAAATGGCAAATGAGTTACAAGTGGCAAGGGCACAGTTGCAGGCACAACGAGATAATTTACAACAAGAAGTTGCTACGTTACAA GGACAGTTATCAAAAGAGCGTAGTTCCCGATCGCAAGCTTCATCTTTAACTGCAGAATTAGAAAGCCGTCTGGCTACTCTTCATCTTGAACTTGAACATAGtcgagaaaaagaggaaaaagcaATCTCAGATAATAGACAACTAACGGAAAGAATTTCAGCGCTAGAAAAAGAAGCTGCCAGCTTAACTCTCGAGTTAAAAGCAGCACAAGCTAGATACAATCAAGAAGTCGTAGCTCATCAAGAAACAGAACGTTCTCGTATATTATCTAAAGAAGAAGCTAATTTGGAAGTTGTCAAAG GATTACAAGCTAAACTAAATGAGGAAAAAAGTGGAAGACAACGTGCTGAATTACTTGCACAAGAGAAAGAACGACAAACTTCTATGCTTTCTGTGGATTATCGTCAGATACAACAACGATTACAAAAGCTGGAGGGTGAGCATAGGCAAGAAGTGGAAAAGGTAAAAGTATTACAGGGTCAGGTTGAACAAGAACAACAGAAAAGAAATGTTCTGCAAACTGATTTGGCGCAACAGTCATCTGAAGCAGGACGATTACGTGCTAGAGAACAACAATTAGTAGGCGAAGTTGCTCAATTAAGAGAAGCAAAGCGACAGatagaagaagaattacatcACTTAAAAGCTCAAAGAAATGTGGACCAGTTACAGACAAAGGAATTACAAGAACAATTAGAAGCGGAAGCTTATTTCTCG ACTCTTTATAAAACTCAGACACAAGAACTTCGCGAAGAACTTGATGAAAAAATACGATTACAACAAGAATTAGAAGAAGAACGCAGTTCTTTAGTGCATCAGTTACAATTATCATTAGCTAGAGGAGATAGTGAGGCTTTGGCAAGATCAATAGCTGAGGAAACTGTGGCAGATCTTGAGAAGGAACGAACAATGAAAGAATTAGAATACAAAGATGGAGTAGCTAAGCATCATCAAGAATTGAATTCTAAAGAGCAGGTTATAAATCGTCTTAAAGATAGTGAAAGCGAACTTAAGAAGAGCGTTGATCAATACTTTAAAGAAAAGGATGATTTAAGTAAACAGCTTAAAGAATTACAACATCAACTTTCGAAAGCACAATTTAACGCtgaagaaatagaaaaactaGGTAGTAAATTAAAAACTGAACAACTATTGAAGCAACAAGCTGTTAATAAATTAGCAGAGATCATGAATAGGAAGGACTTGTCTTCAAGTGGTAAAACAAAGAATAAAGCATCTGCAGCAGATTtaagaaagaaggagaaagattGTAGACGTTTGCAACAGGAGCTCACTCAAGAAAGGGAGAAGTATGGACAGTTGGCAGCTAAATGGCAAAAGGATTTACAAGACTTACAG GCACAATTGGTAGAAGAAAATCAAGCGAAATTGAGATTACAAATGGAACTTGATTCGAAGGATTCAGAAATAGAAACTTTACAAATGAGGATCGCGTCACTGAATTCAGAAACTGCGAGTGTTTCATCTGTTGAAAATGACGGAGAAGATTCTGTTTTATCGGAACATGGTACCATGAGGTTGGAGGGCTGGTTAAATGTgccaaataaacaaaatattaaaaggcACGGGTGGAAGAAGCAATACGTTGTTGTCTCCtcgaaaaaaataatattttataacagtgAAAATGATAAGCTAAACGCGGATCCAATTTTAATATTGGATCTAAATAAAGTCTTCCACGTTAGATCCGTTACTCAGGGTGATGTCATCCGAGCCGATGCCAAAGATATTCCGAGAATTTTTCAG TTGTTATACGCTGGTGAAGGCGAGGCAAGGCGTCCTGGTGACGAAGGAAACACATTGCCTGGAGTGGAATTGCCACAACTTACAGATAAACCAGGCACACAGTCGTTAAAAGGCCATGAATTCGTTTCTATATCGTATCATATGCCGACAACTTGTGAGGTATGCTCTAAGCAGTTGTGGCATATGTTCCGACCACCACCGGCTCTCGAGTGTCGAA gGTGTCGTATAAAAGTGCATAAGGAGCATTTGGATAAGAAGGAAGATGCCATAGCGCCATGTAAATTGCACTATGACCCAAATAGCGCCCGCGAATTATTAATTCTAGCTGGTAGTCCAGATGAGCAGAAATACTGGGTCGCAAGATTGTCTAGACGTGTACAAAAATGTGGCTATAAAGCGAATTCTCACGTCGATGGCACTGGCCAACGTGTCTCGCCAAG AGAGTCCACCAGATCTACTTTGAAGCCATATTTATCGGTGCAACAACGATCCGCGACGCTGCCAGCAAATGCTAGTATGGGCAAGTGA